A genome region from Ottowia testudinis includes the following:
- a CDS encoding UDP-2,3-diacylglucosamine diphosphatase, which translates to MTTVPRFAALAARAHWRTVDFISDLHLKPEEPHTFQAWQHYLLRTPADAVFILGDLFEAWVGDDGALPGSFEAHCSEVLRVAGAAMDVFFMRGNRDFLVGGGFLGHCGVHDLADPTVLTFHGRAYLLTHGDLLCTDDVAYQQFRRQVRAPEWQASFLARPLPERQAMARQMREHSQAHHATQAVYAHADAGLACRWLNEANATVLIHGHTHQPGDHALGANALGQPLTQVVLSDWHLTATERRQQVLRLTAEEGLQRV; encoded by the coding sequence ATGACGACCGTGCCCCGGTTCGCCGCGCTGGCCGCGCGTGCGCACTGGCGCACGGTCGATTTCATTTCTGACCTGCATCTCAAGCCCGAGGAGCCGCACACCTTCCAGGCCTGGCAGCACTATCTGCTGCGCACACCGGCCGACGCGGTGTTCATCCTGGGCGATTTGTTCGAGGCCTGGGTCGGCGACGACGGCGCCTTGCCCGGCAGCTTCGAGGCGCATTGCAGCGAGGTGCTGCGGGTGGCGGGCGCGGCCATGGACGTGTTCTTCATGCGCGGCAACCGCGATTTTCTGGTGGGCGGCGGCTTTCTCGGCCACTGCGGCGTTCACGATCTGGCCGACCCCACCGTGCTCACGTTTCACGGGCGCGCGTACCTACTTACCCACGGCGACTTGCTGTGCACCGACGACGTGGCCTATCAGCAATTTCGCCGCCAGGTGCGCGCACCCGAATGGCAGGCCAGCTTTCTGGCGCGTCCATTGCCTGAGCGCCAGGCCATGGCGCGCCAGATGCGCGAGCACAGCCAGGCGCACCACGCCACGCAGGCCGTGTACGCGCACGCCGACGCCGGCTTGGCGTGCCGCTGGCTGAACGAGGCCAACGCCACCGTGCTGATCCACGGCCACACCCACCAGCCGGGCGACCACGCCCTGGGCGCCAACGCGCTGGGCCAGCCACTGACGCAGGTGGTGCTGAGCGACTGGCACCTCACCGCCACCGAACGGCGCCAGCAGGTGCTGCGCCTGACGGCCGAGGAAGGCTTGCAACGCGTGTAG
- a CDS encoding peptidylprolyl isomerase, whose protein sequence is MSNPQVELHIKNHGAITLELDEAKAPKSVANFLAYAKAGHYDNTVFHRVIKNFMIQGGGFEPGMKQKPTQAPVTNEADNGLKNEKYTVAMARTSDPHSATAQFFINTVDNDFLNFKAPTAQGWGYAVIGKVVNGQDVVDAVKAVPTTRKGFHDDVPRDDVLIEKAVVLA, encoded by the coding sequence ATGTCCAACCCCCAAGTCGAACTGCACATCAAGAACCACGGCGCCATCACGCTCGAACTGGATGAGGCCAAGGCACCCAAGTCGGTGGCCAACTTCCTGGCCTACGCCAAGGCCGGCCACTACGACAACACGGTGTTCCACCGCGTCATCAAAAACTTCATGATCCAGGGCGGCGGGTTCGAACCAGGCATGAAGCAAAAGCCCACGCAGGCGCCCGTCACCAACGAGGCCGACAACGGCCTGAAAAACGAGAAATACACCGTGGCCATGGCGCGCACCAGCGACCCGCATTCGGCCACGGCGCAGTTCTTCATCAACACGGTCGACAACGACTTCCTCAACTTCAAGGCGCCCACCGCTCAGGGCTGGGGCTATGCCGTCATCGGCAAGGTCGTCAACGGCCAGGACGTGGTCGATGCCGTCAAGGCCGTGCCCACCACGCGCAAGGGCTTCCACGACGACGTTCCGCGCGATGACGTGCTGATCGAAAAGGCCGTGGTTCTGGCCTGA
- a CDS encoding peptidylprolyl isomerase, with product MIVSRRTLARLATTLAAAAALGAALPAFAADPRVKFVTSEGEFVVEVYPDKAPKTVENFLQYVKDKHYDGTTFHRVIKNFMVQGGGYDKDYKQKPTRPAIKHEGREALAKGLKNEPGTVAMARTGDPNSATSQFFINVVDNTRLDPVILPAGDPVTFEFQGQVQKDIPRKNVENHPALFGYTVFGKVVSGMDTVEKIRNTPTGAGGPFPTDVPQKPVVIQSATLLK from the coding sequence ATGATTGTTTCGAGAAGAACGCTCGCCCGACTGGCCACCACGCTGGCCGCCGCCGCCGCGCTGGGCGCCGCCCTGCCCGCCTTCGCCGCCGACCCGCGCGTGAAATTCGTCACCAGCGAGGGCGAATTCGTGGTCGAGGTCTATCCCGACAAGGCGCCCAAGACGGTTGAAAACTTCCTCCAGTACGTCAAGGACAAGCACTACGACGGCACCACCTTCCACCGTGTCATCAAGAACTTCATGGTGCAAGGCGGCGGCTACGACAAGGACTACAAGCAAAAGCCCACGCGCCCCGCCATCAAGCACGAAGGCCGAGAGGCGCTGGCCAAGGGCTTGAAGAACGAACCCGGCACCGTGGCCATGGCGCGCACCGGCGATCCGAATTCGGCCACCTCGCAGTTCTTCATCAACGTGGTCGACAACACGCGGCTTGACCCGGTGATCCTGCCGGCCGGCGATCCGGTCACCTTCGAGTTCCAGGGCCAGGTGCAAAAGGACATTCCGCGCAAGAACGTCGAGAACCACCCCGCCTTGTTCGGCTACACGGTATTTGGCAAGGTCGTGAGCGGCATGGACACGGTGGAGAAAATCCGCAACACGCCCACGGGCGCGGGCGGCCCGTTCCCCACCGATGTGCCGCAAAAGCCGGTCGTCATCCAATCCGCCACACTGCTCAAATAA
- a CDS encoding tetratricopeptide repeat protein, whose amino-acid sequence MNFSRFSLSTSARAAVLAGGLLLTCAVALADEYAEVQRLQRIGQTSEALARADKYIAGNPRDPQMRFVKAGVLTAAGKAADAEALLLQLTRDYPELPEPWNNLAVLHASRGQLDKAEEALTSALRINPAYATALENLGDVRLRQASEAYQRARQIDAANARLVPKIEAVRGALGVGSKPGG is encoded by the coding sequence ATGAATTTTTCACGCTTTTCCCTTTCCACCTCAGCGCGCGCCGCGGTCTTGGCTGGTGGACTGCTGCTGACGTGCGCGGTGGCGCTGGCCGATGAGTACGCCGAGGTGCAGCGCCTGCAGCGCATTGGGCAAACGAGCGAGGCCTTGGCGCGCGCCGACAAATACATCGCCGGCAACCCACGCGATCCGCAGATGCGCTTTGTCAAGGCCGGCGTGCTCACCGCCGCCGGCAAGGCGGCCGATGCCGAGGCGCTGCTCCTGCAGTTGACGCGCGACTACCCCGAATTGCCCGAACCCTGGAACAACCTGGCCGTGCTGCACGCCAGCCGCGGCCAGCTCGACAAGGCTGAAGAGGCGCTGACCTCCGCGCTGCGCATCAACCCCGCCTACGCCACCGCGCTCGAGAATTTGGGCGACGTGCGCCTGCGTCAGGCGTCGGAAGCCTACCAGCGCGCGCGCCAGATCGACGCCGCCAACGCGCGGCTGGTGCCCAAGATCGAGGCCGTGCGCGGCGCGCTCGGCGTGGGGTCCAAGCCCGGCGGGTGA
- the cysS gene encoding cysteine--tRNA ligase encodes MILRIYNTLSRGLVDFSPIVPGHVRMYVCGITVYDLCHIGHARSAVAFDVAQRWLRASGYDVTFVRNITDIEDKIIRRALENGETIRQLTDRMIAEMYRDFDTLGVERPQHDPRATDYVPQMLDIVRKLQDKGLAYQAENGDVNYAVRRFPGYGKLSGKSLDELQAGERVAVDGGKHDPLDFVLWKSAKPTEPEGARWDSPYGLGRPGWHIECSAMGCALLGETFDIHGGGADLQFPHHENEIAQSEGAHGVPLANVWMHNGFVNIDNEKMSKSLGNFFTIREVLQQFDAETIRFFIVRSHYRSPLNYSDVHLQDARAALKRLYTALDAVPAEVSEIDWSNSFAARFKAAMNEDFGTPEAVSVLFELAAEVNRSRDAQAAGLLKSLGGVLGLLQGDPKAFLQWMPPMVVKPQSIAAGEAVSAGLTVMSRESIQARIDARAAAKAAKNFAEADRIRAELLAAGIVLKDSPTGTTWEAAQ; translated from the coding sequence ATGATCTTGCGCATCTACAACACGCTCTCGCGTGGTCTGGTGGATTTTTCGCCCATTGTTCCCGGCCATGTCCGCATGTACGTGTGCGGCATCACGGTGTATGACCTCTGCCACATCGGCCATGCGCGCTCGGCCGTGGCGTTTGACGTGGCGCAGCGCTGGCTGCGCGCCAGCGGCTACGACGTCACCTTCGTGCGCAACATCACCGACATCGAGGACAAGATCATCCGCCGCGCACTGGAAAACGGCGAGACCATCCGGCAGCTGACCGACCGCATGATCGCCGAGATGTACCGTGACTTCGACACCCTGGGCGTCGAGCGCCCCCAGCACGACCCGCGCGCGACCGACTACGTGCCGCAAATGCTGGACATCGTGCGCAAGCTGCAGGACAAGGGTTTGGCCTATCAGGCGGAAAACGGCGACGTCAACTACGCCGTGCGCAGGTTCCCCGGCTACGGCAAGCTGTCGGGCAAGTCGCTCGACGAGTTGCAGGCCGGCGAGCGCGTGGCGGTCGATGGCGGTAAGCACGACCCGCTCGACTTCGTGCTGTGGAAATCCGCCAAGCCCACCGAGCCCGAGGGCGCCCGGTGGGACAGCCCCTACGGCCTGGGCCGCCCCGGCTGGCACATTGAGTGCTCGGCCATGGGCTGCGCGCTGCTGGGCGAGACCTTCGACATCCACGGCGGCGGTGCCGACCTGCAGTTTCCGCACCACGAGAACGAGATCGCGCAGAGCGAGGGCGCGCACGGCGTGCCGCTGGCCAATGTCTGGATGCACAACGGCTTCGTCAACATCGACAACGAGAAGATGTCCAAGAGCCTGGGCAACTTCTTCACCATCCGCGAGGTGCTGCAGCAGTTCGACGCCGAGACGATCCGCTTCTTCATCGTGCGCAGCCACTACCGCAGCCCGCTGAACTACAGCGATGTGCATTTGCAGGACGCGCGAGCGGCCCTCAAGCGGCTGTACACGGCGCTGGATGCCGTGCCTGCCGAGGTGTCGGAGATCGACTGGTCGAATTCTTTTGCCGCGCGCTTCAAGGCGGCCATGAATGAGGACTTTGGCACGCCCGAGGCGGTGTCCGTGCTGTTCGAGCTGGCGGCCGAGGTCAATCGCTCGCGCGACGCACAAGCCGCTGGGCTGCTGAAGTCGCTGGGTGGCGTGCTGGGCTTGCTGCAAGGCGATCCAAAAGCTTTTCTGCAATGGATGCCTCCCATGGTGGTCAAGCCTCAATCCATCGCGGCTGGTGAGGCTGTGTCTGCCGGGTTGACCGTCATGTCGAGGGAATCCATACAGGCCCGGATCGACGCCCGCGCCGCCGCCAAGGCCGCCAAGAATTTCGCCGAGGCCGATCGCATCCGTGCCGAACTGCTGGCCGCTGGCATCGTGCTGAAGGACTCGCCCACCGGCACCACCTGGGAGGCTGCGCAGTGA
- a CDS encoding DNA-3-methyladenine glycosylase family protein, whose product MKRLIPRFGDACLQSRGDAFVTLSRSIVGQQISVKAAQSVWNRFEALPKRLTPAHVLKLKVDDMRAAGLSARKVEYLVDLALHFDSGRLHVNQWDDMDDEDIIAELVAIRGIGRWTAEMFLMFHLLRPDVLPLDDVGLIKGISQNYFSGEPVSRSEAREVAEGWAPWRSVATWYMWRSLEPLPVAY is encoded by the coding sequence ATGAAGCGCCTGATCCCGCGCTTTGGCGACGCCTGCCTGCAGTCGCGCGGTGATGCGTTTGTCACCCTGTCGCGCTCCATCGTCGGCCAGCAGATTTCGGTCAAGGCCGCGCAATCGGTGTGGAACCGCTTCGAGGCGCTGCCCAAGCGCCTGACGCCCGCTCATGTTCTGAAGCTGAAGGTGGACGACATGCGCGCCGCCGGCTTGTCGGCGCGCAAAGTCGAATACCTGGTGGATTTGGCCTTGCACTTCGACTCTGGCCGCCTTCATGTCAACCAGTGGGACGACATGGACGACGAAGACATCATCGCCGAGCTGGTCGCCATTCGTGGCATTGGCCGCTGGACGGCCGAGATGTTCTTGATGTTCCATCTGCTGCGGCCTGACGTTCTTCCGCTGGACGACGTGGGGCTCATCAAAGGCATCAGCCAGAATTATTTTTCGGGCGAACCGGTCAGCCGCAGCGAGGCGCGTGAGGTGGCCGAGGGTTGGGCACCCTGGCGCAGCGTGGCCACTTGGTACATGTGGCGCTCGCTGGAGCCGCTGCCCGTCGCGTATTGA
- a CDS encoding acetyl-CoA carboxylase carboxyltransferase subunit alpha: MAKRTFLDFEQPIAELENKIEELRYVQNESAVDISEEIDQLDKKSLRLTKDIYADLSPWQITKIARHPERPYTLDYVRECFTDFVEMHGDRHFADDRSIVGGLARFNGNACMVIGHQKGRDTKERTARNFGMVRPEGYRKALRLMKTAEKFKLPVFTFVDTPGAFPGIDAEERGQSEAIGRNIYEMAQLEVPIITTIIGEGGSGGALAIAVADQVLMLQYSIYSVISPEGCASILWKTSDKAQDAAEALGITAHRLKALGLVDKIISEPVGGAHRDHRQMAAFLKRALGDAWRQVSDLKGKELLDRRYERLMSYGRFNDTKAER; the protein is encoded by the coding sequence TTGGCCAAACGAACCTTTCTTGACTTCGAGCAGCCCATCGCGGAGCTTGAGAACAAGATCGAAGAACTGCGCTACGTGCAAAACGAGAGCGCCGTCGATATCAGCGAAGAAATCGACCAGCTCGACAAGAAGAGCCTGCGCCTCACCAAGGACATCTATGCCGATCTGTCGCCCTGGCAGATCACCAAGATAGCGCGCCACCCCGAGCGGCCGTACACGCTCGACTATGTGCGCGAGTGCTTCACCGATTTCGTCGAGATGCACGGCGACCGCCACTTTGCCGACGACCGGAGCATCGTGGGCGGTCTGGCGCGCTTCAACGGCAACGCCTGCATGGTGATCGGCCACCAGAAGGGCCGCGACACGAAAGAGCGCACCGCGCGCAACTTCGGCATGGTGCGGCCTGAGGGCTACCGCAAGGCGCTGCGGCTGATGAAGACGGCCGAGAAGTTCAAGCTGCCGGTGTTCACCTTCGTCGATACGCCGGGCGCTTTTCCCGGCATCGACGCCGAGGAGCGTGGCCAGTCCGAGGCCATCGGCCGCAACATCTATGAGATGGCGCAACTGGAAGTGCCCATCATCACCACCATCATCGGCGAAGGCGGTTCGGGCGGCGCGCTGGCGATCGCGGTGGCCGATCAGGTGCTGATGCTGCAGTACTCGATCTATTCGGTGATCAGCCCCGAGGGCTGCGCGTCGATCCTGTGGAAGACCAGCGACAAGGCGCAGGACGCGGCCGAGGCGCTGGGTATCACCGCGCATCGTCTCAAGGCGCTGGGCCTGGTCGACAAGATCATCAGCGAGCCCGTCGGCGGCGCGCACCGCGACCACCGGCAGATGGCGGCCTTTCTGAAGCGGGCGTTGGGCGACGCCTGGCGGCAGGTGAGCGATTTGAAGGGCAAGGAACTGCTCGACCGCCGCTATGAGCGGTTGATGAGCTACGGCCGCTTCAACGACACCAAGGCCGAGCGCTGA
- a CDS encoding YkvA family protein: MWKLGKLFAMFRKELLLAWALLRDPRTPKSAKLAVVLAMLYVVSPIDLVSDFIPILGWLDDGLIAYVLLQVAFKFLPADLHAALRSKVTARTRPVA, translated from the coding sequence ATGTGGAAACTGGGAAAACTGTTCGCGATGTTCCGCAAGGAACTCCTGCTGGCCTGGGCCTTGCTGCGCGATCCGCGCACACCCAAATCGGCCAAGCTGGCGGTGGTGCTGGCGATGCTCTATGTCGTGAGCCCGATCGATCTGGTGTCGGACTTCATCCCGATCCTGGGCTGGCTGGACGATGGGCTGATCGCCTACGTGCTGTTGCAGGTGGCGTTCAAATTCTTGCCGGCCGATTTGCACGCGGCGCTGCGCAGCAAGGTCACGGCGCGCACGCGCCCCGTGGCTTGA
- the tilS gene encoding tRNA lysidine(34) synthetase TilS, which produces MDAFAAQSPALPLAVALSGGADSTALLLACAARWPGQIEAWHVHHGLQAAADDFERHCAALCQRLGVPLHVRRVDARAAAGQSPEDAARRHRYQSFDALALAKPAREAIKTVVIAQHADDQVETMLLALSRGAGLPGLAAMPARWRRGGVDYARPLLDVPGAVIRAWLRARGESWVEDPTNADERLTRNRIRARLLPALDAVFPAFRATFARSARHAAEAQAILNEVAAQDLAVCGQPPRLKALQALPAPRRANVLRHWLGRAHAQTPSSAQLAELQSQIVAATTRGHRIGLKVGNGQVQRQGDVVVWVPAARAAEAVPSAS; this is translated from the coding sequence ATGGATGCGTTCGCCGCGCAATCGCCGGCGCTGCCGCTGGCGGTGGCGTTGAGTGGCGGCGCCGATTCGACCGCGCTGCTGCTGGCCTGCGCCGCGCGCTGGCCAGGGCAGATCGAAGCCTGGCACGTGCACCACGGCCTGCAGGCGGCGGCCGACGACTTCGAGCGGCATTGCGCGGCTCTGTGTCAGCGTCTCGGCGTGCCGCTGCACGTGCGCCGCGTCGACGCGCGCGCGGCTGCGGGCCAGAGCCCGGAAGACGCGGCCCGGCGCCACCGTTATCAATCATTTGATGCCCTGGCGCTTGCCAAGCCAGCGCGAGAAGCTATAAAAACAGTAGTAATCGCGCAGCACGCGGATGACCAGGTGGAGACCATGCTGCTGGCCTTGTCGCGCGGTGCCGGGCTGCCGGGGCTGGCCGCCATGCCCGCGCGCTGGCGGCGCGGCGGCGTCGACTACGCGCGCCCGCTGCTCGACGTGCCGGGCGCCGTCATCCGGGCTTGGCTGCGCGCGCGAGGTGAAAGCTGGGTCGAAGACCCGACCAATGCCGATGAACGACTTACCCGCAACCGCATCCGCGCGCGTTTGCTGCCGGCGCTGGATGCGGTGTTCCCGGCTTTTCGCGCCACCTTTGCCCGCAGCGCCCGGCACGCCGCCGAAGCACAGGCCATCTTGAATGAAGTGGCGGCCCAAGACTTGGCCGTCTGCGGTCAACCGCCGCGCCTGAAGGCCTTGCAGGCGTTGCCGGCCCCGCGCCGGGCGAATGTGCTTCGTCACTGGCTCGGCCGCGCGCACGCTCAAACGCCGAGCAGCGCTCAACTGGCCGAACTGCAGTCGCAGATCGTGGCCGCCACCACGCGCGGCCATCGCATCGGCCTGAAGGTGGGTAACGGGCAGGTGCAGCGCCAGGGCGATGTCGTGGTCTGGGTGCCCGCCGCGCGCGCCGCCGAAGCCGTGCCGAGCGCCAGCTAA
- a CDS encoding aspartate kinase, with amino-acid sequence MALIVHKYGGTSMGSTERIAQVAKRVAKWARAGHQMVVVPSAMSGETNRLLGLARELAPGKLTQDYLREQDMLAATGEQASSALLAIALQAEGQPAVSYAGWQVPIRTSSAYTKARIDSIDDQRVRADLDAGKVVIITGFQGVDEGGNITTLGRGGSDTSAVAVAAALKADEAMIFTDVDGVYTTDPRIVPEARRQATISFEEMLEMASLGSKVLQIRSVEFAGKYKVPMRVLSSFTPWDIDLAEEAQSGTLITFEEYEHMERAVVSGIAFNRDEAKISVLGVPDKPGIAYQILGTVADANVEVDVIIQNVGKEGKTDFSFTVNRNDYAKTIDLLKDKVLPALGAAEVIGDPKICKVSIVGIGMRSHVGVASKMFRVLSEEGINIMMISTSEIKTSVVIDEKYMELAVRALHRAFDLDQLAT; translated from the coding sequence ATGGCATTGATCGTTCACAAGTACGGCGGCACCTCGATGGGCTCGACCGAGCGCATCGCTCAGGTCGCCAAGCGGGTCGCCAAATGGGCCCGCGCCGGCCACCAGATGGTGGTGGTGCCCAGCGCCATGAGCGGCGAAACCAATCGCCTGCTTGGCTTGGCGCGCGAGTTGGCGCCCGGCAAGCTCACGCAGGACTATCTCCGCGAGCAGGACATGCTGGCCGCCACGGGCGAGCAGGCTTCGTCCGCGCTGCTGGCCATCGCGCTGCAGGCAGAAGGCCAGCCTGCGGTCAGCTACGCCGGCTGGCAAGTGCCCATTCGCACCAGCAGCGCCTACACCAAGGCGCGCATCGACAGCATCGACGACCAGCGCGTGCGCGCCGACCTGGATGCTGGCAAGGTCGTCATCATCACCGGCTTTCAGGGCGTGGACGAGGGCGGCAACATCACCACGCTGGGCCGTGGCGGCAGCGACACCTCGGCCGTGGCCGTGGCCGCCGCGCTGAAGGCCGACGAGGCCATGATCTTCACCGACGTCGATGGCGTCTACACCACCGACCCGCGCATCGTGCCCGAGGCGCGGCGCCAGGCCACCATCAGCTTCGAGGAAATGCTGGAGATGGCCAGCCTGGGCAGCAAGGTGCTGCAAATCCGCTCGGTCGAATTCGCCGGCAAGTACAAGGTGCCCATGCGCGTGCTGTCCAGCTTCACGCCCTGGGACATCGACCTGGCCGAAGAAGCCCAATCGGGCACCCTGATCACTTTCGAGGAATACGAACACATGGAACGAGCCGTTGTCTCCGGCATTGCCTTCAACCGCGACGAAGCCAAGATCTCCGTGCTGGGCGTGCCCGACAAGCCGGGCATCGCCTACCAGATCCTGGGCACCGTGGCCGACGCCAACGTCGAGGTCGACGTCATCATCCAGAACGTCGGCAAGGAAGGCAAGACCGACTTCTCATTCACCGTCAACCGCAACGACTACGCCAAGACCATTGATCTGCTGAAGGACAAGGTTCTGCCCGCGCTGGGCGCGGCGGAGGTTATCGGCGACCCCAAGATCTGCAAGGTCAGCATCGTTGGCATTGGCATGCGCAGCCACGTGGGCGTGGCCAGCAAAATGTTTCGCGTGCTGAGCGAGGAGGGCATCAACATCATGATGATCTCCACCAGCGAGATCAAGACATCCGTCGTCATCGACGAAAAGTACATGGAGCTGGCCGTCCGCGCCCTGCACCGCGCCTTCGATCTGGATCAATTGGCCACTTGA
- a CDS encoding helix-turn-helix domain-containing protein, translating to MARTARGADSLELARQMLAGAQTAEQLRQAQAVVLPLEHGLSLKQTARVIGRSWTWTCRLRNRFLAGEIAGDGQRPSRGGRRGQLMTPEQECAVLAPFLDRARTGGIVVVGQVKNELEAVLGRPMALSSVYNLLHRHGWRKLAPDKRHPQSDPLAQQEWKKNSPSALPKSDRSGRHKVPSS from the coding sequence ATGGCCAGAACAGCCCGAGGTGCCGATAGTCTGGAGTTGGCCCGTCAAATGCTTGCCGGTGCACAGACTGCCGAGCAGCTTCGCCAAGCCCAGGCGGTGGTATTGCCGCTGGAGCATGGTCTGAGCCTGAAGCAGACCGCGCGGGTCATCGGCCGCTCCTGGACGTGGACCTGCCGGCTGCGCAATCGCTTCCTGGCAGGTGAAATCGCCGGTGATGGTCAGCGCCCCTCGCGCGGTGGCAGGCGTGGCCAACTGATGACACCCGAGCAAGAGTGCGCCGTGTTGGCGCCCTTTCTTGATCGCGCCCGCACCGGCGGCATTGTGGTGGTCGGCCAAGTCAAAAATGAGCTTGAAGCCGTCTTGGGACGCCCCATGGCGCTGTCCTCGGTCTACAACCTGCTGCACCGCCACGGCTGGCGCAAGCTCGCGCCTGACAAGCGCCATCCGCAAAGTGATCCTTTGGCTCAACAGGAGTGGAAAAAAAACTCCCCGAGCGCCTTGCCGAAATCAGATCGCAGTGGCCGGCACAAGGTCCCATCAAGTTGA
- a CDS encoding IS630 family transposase has protein sequence MFQDEARFGRINDVRRCWAPKPLRPVCQAMLTHEYTYAYAAVDVSSGQLDSLILPHVNTHCMQLFLEEVSQRHPSERIVMVLDGAGWHASGQLCPPANIRLLSLPPYAPELNPVEHVWDELREKRFHNRVFDSLDALEDQLELALRDFESDPERIRSIVAWPWIIDALLN, from the coding sequence ATGTTCCAGGACGAGGCGCGCTTCGGACGCATCAACGACGTGCGCCGCTGCTGGGCGCCCAAGCCGCTGCGGCCTGTGTGCCAGGCCATGCTGACCCACGAGTACACCTATGCCTATGCGGCGGTCGATGTGTCAAGCGGCCAGTTGGACTCGCTCATCCTGCCCCACGTCAACACGCACTGCATGCAGCTGTTTCTCGAGGAGGTGAGTCAGCGCCATCCGAGCGAGCGCATCGTCATGGTGCTCGATGGCGCCGGCTGGCATGCCAGTGGCCAGTTGTGCCCACCGGCCAACATCCGCCTGCTGAGTCTGCCGCCCTATGCCCCAGAGCTCAATCCGGTGGAGCATGTGTGGGACGAGTTGCGCGAGAAGAGATTCCACAACCGCGTCTTCGATAGCCTCGACGCACTCGAGGATCAGCTTGAGCTTGCCCTGCGAGACTTCGAGAGCGATCCTGAGCGGATCCGCTCAATCGTCGCTTGGCCTTGGATTATTGATGCACTATTGAATTAG
- a CDS encoding segregation and condensation protein A, whose amino-acid sequence MSLGDPRPLLLEGAPEEQAPLPEVIDHVALARLYGEPLFQLPADLYIPPDALEVFLEAFEGPLDLLLYLIRKQNFNILDIPMAAVTRQYLSYVDEIRSRNLELAAEYLLMAAMLIEIKSRMLLPPKKVAEGQEPEDPRAELVRRLLEYEQMKLAATRLSEVPQFGRDFLRAQVYVEQALKPRLPDVELADIQQAWADILRRAKLVQHHKISREELSVREHMSIVLKKLQGRRFAPFEDLFDSAKGVPVLVVTLIALLELAKETLVEITQAEAYAPIYVRLAFTTGTPS is encoded by the coding sequence ATGTCCCTTGGCGATCCGCGCCCGCTGCTGCTGGAAGGCGCGCCCGAGGAACAGGCGCCGCTGCCCGAGGTGATCGACCACGTGGCGCTGGCACGTCTGTATGGCGAGCCGCTGTTTCAGCTGCCGGCCGACCTGTACATCCCGCCCGACGCGCTCGAGGTCTTTCTCGAAGCCTTCGAAGGCCCGCTGGACCTGCTGCTGTACCTGATCCGCAAGCAGAACTTCAACATCCTCGACATTCCGATGGCCGCGGTCACGCGCCAGTATCTGAGCTATGTCGACGAAATTCGCAGCAGAAACCTGGAGTTGGCGGCCGAATACCTGCTGATGGCGGCGATGCTGATCGAGATCAAGTCGCGCATGCTGCTGCCGCCCAAGAAGGTGGCCGAGGGACAAGAGCCCGAGGACCCGCGCGCCGAGCTGGTGCGCCGCCTGCTTGAATACGAGCAGATGAAACTCGCCGCGACCCGGCTGTCCGAGGTGCCGCAGTTCGGGCGCGACTTTCTGCGCGCGCAGGTGTATGTCGAGCAGGCCCTCAAACCGCGCCTGCCCGACGTCGAGCTGGCCGACATCCAGCAAGCCTGGGCCGATATCCTGCGCCGCGCCAAGCTGGTGCAGCACCACAAGATCAGCCGCGAGGAGCTCAGCGTGCGCGAGCACATGTCGATCGTGCTGAAAAAGCTGCAGGGCCGCCGCTTTGCGCCGTTCGAGGATTTGTTCGACTCCGCCAAGGGCGTGCCGGTGCTGGTGGTCACGCTGATCGCGCTGCTGGAGTTGGCCAAGGAAACCCTGGTCGAGATCACGCAGGCCGAGGCGTACGCGCCGATTTATGTGCGGTTGGCGTTCACAACAGGTACACCCAGCTGA
- a CDS encoding DUF3460 family protein: protein MSLARIFQRPHYRSEATEFINDLKQAHPELERKQREGRALLWDKSIDRDLQAEISAGDVPQQPYVYQTRPSL from the coding sequence ATGTCCCTCGCCCGAATCTTCCAGCGCCCGCATTACCGGTCTGAAGCGACCGAGTTCATCAACGACCTCAAGCAGGCGCACCCCGAGCTGGAGCGCAAGCAGCGCGAAGGCCGCGCGCTGCTGTGGGACAAATCGATCGATCGCGACCTGCAGGCCGAAATCAGCGCCGGCGACGTGCCGCAACAGCCCTACGTCTACCAAACCCGCCCCAGCCTGTGA